In Gimesia benthica, a single window of DNA contains:
- a CDS encoding glycoside hydrolase family protein, producing the protein MHAPHSRQLSGLILACSLILVCIVSLNGQLAAQTPGRVSVDRGPAVEEAVFFSFDDRAIPWRHNLALTPQTAKKHPANPVLRRGPEGAPDHGHAILYGSVLYLDGKFRMWYLGMFETAIKSGQAPGWWRPMCYAESEDGIHWTKPKLNLVEFNGNKQNNICLIKSQVPSLAKVNDFLTVLYDANDPDPQRRYKCAYIAHPPFADVRGGRSQIGPDERRWGAFICATSADGLTWNVVGDRPMNAGGERFEVSSLYRYGNFYYASGQLISPWTWRMDGSKIGRVMLTYRSPDFEHWSGAKALSFARPGQLTATPVPGQQTHMGAGIWNRGNVLVGLYGMWQDAPEKPKDGRYWNTGVSVDLGLIVSDDGVHFREPVPDHPVIARGEKGEWDDIALLQGHAFVNKGDQTMIWYSHWDTGGKLKNMEIGMATLRRDGFGYLSRKLEQNGAHFVTAPFTTEGKLQLSVNLEGVSQDRPLTVELLDEFDRPLPGYSGDQAAQVTQPGTRTPVVFTGQQNSTLPAGKPLALRVTFPDSEEVKVYALYVGQ; encoded by the coding sequence ATGCACGCCCCTCATTCTCGTCAACTGTCAGGACTCATCCTCGCCTGCTCCCTGATCCTTGTCTGTATTGTTTCCCTGAATGGACAGCTGGCGGCACAAACGCCGGGCCGGGTCTCTGTCGACCGGGGACCGGCTGTTGAAGAAGCGGTCTTTTTCTCGTTCGATGACCGCGCGATTCCCTGGCGTCATAATCTGGCACTGACGCCCCAGACAGCAAAAAAACATCCCGCCAATCCGGTGCTCCGCCGGGGACCGGAAGGCGCCCCCGATCACGGACATGCGATTTTGTATGGCAGCGTGTTGTATCTGGATGGGAAGTTCCGCATGTGGTACCTGGGCATGTTCGAAACCGCGATCAAAAGCGGCCAGGCGCCCGGCTGGTGGCGGCCCATGTGTTACGCCGAGAGCGAAGACGGCATTCACTGGACCAAACCGAAACTGAACCTGGTCGAATTCAACGGTAACAAACAGAACAATATCTGCCTGATCAAGTCACAGGTTCCCTCGCTGGCCAAGGTCAATGATTTTCTGACGGTTCTGTATGACGCCAACGATCCCGATCCCCAGCGGCGTTATAAGTGTGCCTATATCGCACATCCCCCGTTCGCCGACGTACGCGGCGGACGCAGTCAGATCGGTCCGGATGAACGTCGCTGGGGTGCCTTCATCTGCGCGACCAGTGCAGACGGCCTGACCTGGAATGTTGTCGGAGACCGACCGATGAATGCGGGAGGGGAACGCTTTGAAGTTTCCAGTCTCTACCGTTACGGCAACTTCTATTATGCCAGCGGTCAGTTGATTTCTCCCTGGACCTGGCGGATGGATGGTTCAAAGATTGGTCGCGTGATGCTCACCTACCGTTCGCCCGACTTCGAACACTGGTCCGGTGCGAAAGCACTCTCATTTGCCCGCCCGGGACAACTGACGGCCACACCCGTACCCGGTCAGCAGACCCACATGGGGGCCGGGATCTGGAATCGCGGCAACGTGCTGGTCGGCCTGTATGGCATGTGGCAGGATGCGCCTGAGAAACCCAAGGATGGCCGCTATTGGAATACCGGTGTCAGCGTCGATCTGGGACTGATCGTCAGTGATGACGGCGTCCATTTCCGTGAACCGGTGCCCGATCATCCGGTTATCGCGCGGGGCGAAAAAGGGGAGTGGGATGATATCGCCCTCCTGCAGGGACACGCGTTTGTCAACAAGGGAGACCAGACCATGATCTGGTATTCTCACTGGGACACCGGCGGTAAGCTCAAGAACATGGAGATCGGAATGGCCACCCTCCGTCGGGACGGCTTTGGTTATCTCTCCCGCAAACTCGAACAGAACGGCGCCCACTTTGTGACCGCTCCTTTCACAACGGAAGGGAAGCTGCAACTCTCCGTGAACCTGGAAGGGGTCAGCCAGGACAGACCACTGACGGTCGAACTGCTGGATGAATTCGATCGACCGCTGCCCGGATATTCGGGAGATCAGGCAGCCCAGGTGACACAACCCGGCACACGGACTCCCGTCGTCTTTACAGGTCAGCAGAACAGCACGCTGCCCGCAGGAAAACCGCTGGCGTTACGCGTCACATTCCCGGATTCCGAGGAAGTCAAAGTCTACGCCCTGTATGTAGGCCAGTAA
- a CDS encoding FadR/GntR family transcriptional regulator, with protein sequence MAAETSIQLTQSDELAERIRARIQDERLTDGAFFMTEADLAEEYDVSRTVAREAVSRLVAIGLLEARKRLGLIVRRPDPLRLLQLGLPSLFDSDQDIAELSMLRYVVEMGAVDLAIRNGSDEQCQQLCELAQEMETAIRSHRPEKISELDIAFHSLLLQMTSSTLIAGMQRVLVNFFDTAYQDYQSDAATGERMIWEHQELAAAIRDRDSNRARTMMQMQSRFWLDQKPTDSK encoded by the coding sequence ATGGCCGCCGAAACCAGTATCCAGTTGACCCAGTCCGATGAGCTTGCCGAGCGGATTCGGGCACGTATTCAGGACGAACGGCTCACCGACGGGGCCTTTTTCATGACTGAAGCCGACCTCGCGGAAGAGTACGATGTTTCGCGAACCGTTGCCCGGGAAGCCGTCAGTCGACTGGTGGCCATCGGTCTGCTCGAAGCCCGCAAACGGCTGGGGCTGATTGTCAGACGTCCCGATCCGCTCCGTCTGCTGCAACTGGGGCTCCCCTCCTTATTCGACTCGGACCAGGATATCGCTGAGCTGTCGATGCTGCGATACGTGGTTGAGATGGGGGCCGTCGACCTGGCCATTCGCAATGGCAGCGACGAACAGTGCCAGCAGCTTTGTGAACTGGCGCAGGAGATGGAAACCGCCATTCGCAGTCACCGGCCCGAAAAAATTTCCGAACTGGATATCGCCTTTCACTCACTGCTGTTGCAGATGACATCGTCCACGTTGATCGCCGGCATGCAGCGGGTGCTGGTCAACTTCTTCGATACGGCCTATCAGGATTACCAGTCCGACGCGGCGACCGGCGAACGGATGATCTGGGAGCACCAGGAACTCGCTGCCGCTATCCGTGATCGTGATTCGAACCGGGCCCGCACCATGATGCAGATGCAGTCCCGCTTCTGGCTGGATCAGAAACCGACAGACTCAAAATAA
- a CDS encoding DUF1549 domain-containing protein — protein sequence MKLRFVLPLIVVFQITMASAVQAKPIDFAHDVVPILKQHCVACHGGREAKGSFSLNTRSLWMESGFVDVKDPAASYLLELVTSQDPEMQMPPKGKPRLSAKEVATLKQWISEDLPWEAGFTFGKQAYEPPLKPRRPELPAAVDNRTHPIDRLIDHYLAEHQLPRPGPIDDATFLRRVRLDLTGLLPTPEELNAFLEDPSSDKRTRKIQELLADDTAYADHWLSFFNDLLRNDYSGTGFITGGRKQVSAWLYESLLYNKPFDQLTRELIAPPTDASRGFIDGIKWRGNVSAGQTVEIQFAQSLGQAFLGINLKCASCHDSFIDRWTLEESYGLAAIYSERALEIHRCDKPIGKTAKASWLFPELGTIDAGASRAARLQQLAQLMTHPDNGRFTRTIANRLWHRLQGRGIVHPLDAMQTKPWNEDLLDYLAVYLSDNKYDIKKVLELIATSEAYQSQVEIVEGGEDSDYLYRGPRSRRLTAEQFLDGVWQITGAAPDKFDAPIFRTRIEPDQKQDFDLKAKWIWGDSAKQVPPADETIVVRKIIELPAAVKRGGAVLTCDNSHILFINRREADRGDNWAQVRTLPLHTLLKPGKNEITAIVHNGGGAPNPAGFFFDARLELENGEQREISSDASWEWNPNAPATKEGRLGGISGKWAPVTIVKPVGSWTNAVDSQARSLLAVAAEGKQPMVRASLLKNTALMKSLGRPMREQIVSMRPGQLTTLEAIDLSNEATLAQAFAQGAQRLIAQTDGDPQRLTEHLYQFALSRKPTTAETEIITQILGEQPQPAQVEDLLWSVCMLPEFFLIR from the coding sequence ATGAAATTACGTTTTGTTCTTCCCCTGATTGTCGTGTTTCAGATCACGATGGCGTCCGCCGTTCAGGCAAAGCCAATCGATTTCGCGCATGATGTGGTACCCATTCTGAAACAGCATTGCGTCGCCTGTCATGGTGGCCGCGAAGCAAAGGGCTCGTTTTCACTGAATACCCGGTCGCTCTGGATGGAGTCCGGCTTTGTCGATGTGAAAGACCCCGCCGCGTCGTATCTGCTGGAACTGGTCACCTCTCAGGATCCGGAAATGCAAATGCCTCCCAAAGGGAAGCCGCGTCTGTCGGCGAAAGAGGTTGCGACTCTCAAACAGTGGATCAGCGAAGATCTGCCCTGGGAAGCCGGCTTCACATTCGGGAAACAGGCTTACGAGCCGCCCCTCAAACCGCGGCGTCCCGAACTCCCTGCCGCCGTCGATAACCGCACGCATCCCATCGATCGCCTGATCGATCACTACCTGGCCGAACACCAGTTGCCCCGGCCCGGACCGATTGACGATGCGACCTTTCTAAGACGCGTTCGTCTCGACCTGACGGGCCTGCTCCCTACGCCGGAAGAGTTAAATGCGTTTCTGGAAGATCCATCCTCTGATAAGCGGACACGCAAAATTCAGGAACTGCTCGCCGATGACACCGCCTACGCCGATCACTGGCTGTCGTTCTTTAATGATCTGCTTCGCAACGATTACAGCGGAACCGGTTTCATCACCGGGGGCCGCAAACAGGTTTCCGCCTGGTTGTATGAATCGCTGCTCTACAACAAACCCTTTGACCAGCTGACGCGCGAACTGATCGCGCCGCCCACCGATGCCAGCCGCGGGTTCATTGATGGCATCAAGTGGCGGGGCAATGTCTCAGCCGGACAGACTGTCGAGATTCAGTTTGCCCAGAGCCTGGGGCAGGCCTTTCTGGGGATTAACCTCAAGTGTGCCTCCTGTCACGACAGTTTCATCGATCGCTGGACGCTGGAAGAATCGTACGGACTGGCCGCGATTTACTCGGAACGTGCTCTGGAAATTCATCGCTGTGACAAACCGATCGGCAAGACGGCGAAAGCCAGCTGGCTCTTTCCGGAACTGGGTACGATCGATGCAGGCGCTTCCCGCGCAGCACGTCTGCAGCAGCTGGCCCAGTTGATGACCCATCCGGACAACGGGCGGTTTACCCGTACAATTGCGAACCGACTCTGGCATCGTCTGCAGGGCAGGGGGATCGTGCATCCGCTTGATGCCATGCAGACCAAACCCTGGAACGAAGACCTGCTGGATTATCTGGCCGTTTACCTGAGCGACAACAAGTACGACATCAAAAAAGTCCTGGAACTGATCGCGACCTCCGAGGCGTACCAGTCGCAGGTGGAAATTGTCGAAGGTGGAGAAGACTCCGATTATCTGTATCGCGGTCCCCGCTCGCGTCGTCTGACGGCAGAGCAGTTTCTGGATGGCGTCTGGCAGATCACAGGGGCCGCTCCGGACAAGTTCGATGCCCCCATCTTCCGCACGCGGATTGAACCGGATCAGAAGCAGGATTTTGACCTCAAAGCCAAATGGATCTGGGGCGATTCCGCGAAACAGGTGCCCCCCGCGGATGAGACGATTGTGGTCCGCAAAATCATCGAGCTGCCCGCTGCGGTCAAACGGGGAGGCGCAGTTCTGACATGCGATAATTCGCACATCCTGTTCATCAATCGCAGGGAAGCCGACCGCGGTGACAACTGGGCCCAGGTCCGCACGCTCCCCCTGCACACGTTATTGAAACCGGGTAAGAATGAAATCACGGCCATCGTACATAACGGGGGAGGGGCTCCCAATCCGGCAGGCTTCTTCTTCGATGCACGACTGGAACTCGAGAACGGGGAACAGCGCGAAATCTCTTCAGACGCTTCGTGGGAGTGGAATCCGAACGCACCCGCGACGAAGGAAGGTCGCTTGGGAGGCATTTCCGGAAAGTGGGCTCCCGTTACCATCGTCAAGCCGGTCGGCAGCTGGACGAACGCCGTCGACTCACAGGCCCGCAGCCTGCTGGCAGTCGCCGCGGAAGGCAAACAACCGATGGTCCGGGCTTCGTTACTCAAAAATACCGCGTTGATGAAATCACTGGGACGACCGATGCGGGAGCAGATTGTCTCGATGCGACCTGGCCAACTGACGACGCTGGAAGCCATCGATCTTTCCAATGAAGCGACCCTGGCCCAGGCGTTTGCCCAGGGGGCACAGCGTCTGATCGCACAGACCGACGGCGATCCCCAGCGTCTGACCGAGCATCTGTACCAGTTCGCGCTTTCCCGCAAACCGACGACCGCCGAAACCGAAATTATCACGCAGATCCTGGGCGAACAACCCCAGCCGGCCCAGGTCGAGGACCTGCTCTGGTCGGTCTGTATGCTGCCCGAGTTTTTCCTGATCCGTTGA
- a CDS encoding vWA domain-containing protein, whose product MVAGLAAIVILVVATGAEMLHARRIRRIAPLVFGPSAQPAAWARIVPALRVLSLTGLCWGLITLLLLPPKIHAAQAISDNEMKHLLIVLDVSPSMRLEDAGQNKDQARMQRAARLMESFFERANMNRYRTSVVAVYNAAKRVVEDTRDLEVIHNIFNDLPMHHAFVSGETDLFSGLEEAAELAKPWNPRSTTLLLISDGDTVPGVGMPKMPVSVANAVVIGVGDSVKGSFINGHHSRQDVSTLRQLAIRLNGTYHNGNEKHLSTDLIDQLAVGGEENPFEKLTRREYALAICGLSALIYALIPWLLHYWGTGWKPGVFTSRKERARARREADRKQKSTQLHPTAT is encoded by the coding sequence GTGGTAGCAGGGCTGGCGGCAATTGTGATCCTGGTGGTAGCCACCGGCGCGGAAATGCTCCACGCCCGGCGGATCAGGCGGATTGCGCCCCTCGTCTTCGGTCCCTCCGCCCAACCCGCGGCCTGGGCTCGCATCGTGCCTGCACTCCGTGTGCTCTCACTCACGGGGCTCTGCTGGGGACTGATCACCCTGCTGCTGCTGCCTCCCAAAATTCATGCGGCCCAGGCCATTTCCGATAACGAAATGAAACACCTGCTGATCGTGCTCGATGTCTCACCCAGTATGCGGCTCGAAGACGCCGGTCAGAACAAGGATCAGGCCCGCATGCAACGCGCCGCGCGGCTGATGGAATCCTTTTTCGAGCGGGCCAATATGAACCGCTACCGCACCAGCGTGGTCGCCGTCTATAACGCGGCCAAGCGGGTTGTCGAAGATACCCGCGACCTGGAAGTGATTCACAATATCTTCAACGATCTCCCCATGCATCATGCGTTTGTCTCCGGCGAAACCGATCTGTTCTCAGGACTGGAAGAAGCCGCGGAGCTGGCGAAACCCTGGAATCCACGCAGCACTACGCTTCTGCTCATCAGTGACGGCGATACCGTGCCCGGCGTCGGCATGCCCAAAATGCCGGTTTCGGTCGCCAATGCGGTAGTGATCGGCGTGGGAGATTCCGTCAAAGGCTCCTTTATCAACGGACACCACTCCCGCCAGGATGTCTCCACGCTGCGACAGCTGGCCATTCGTCTCAACGGCACCTATCACAACGGCAACGAAAAACATCTCAGTACCGACCTGATCGATCAACTGGCGGTCGGCGGTGAAGAGAATCCCTTTGAAAAACTGACCCGCCGCGAATACGCCCTGGCGATCTGCGGTCTCTCGGCATTGATCTACGCCCTGATTCCCTGGTTGCTGCATTACTGGGGCACCGGTTGGAAACCGGGAGTCTTCACCAGTCGCAAGGAACGGGCACGGGCTCGGCGGGAAGCGGATCGGAAACAGAAGTCAACACAACTGCATCCGACGGCCACATGA
- a CDS encoding DUF58 domain-containing protein → MEGLLEQIDPLDARQFYIAVKRLADSLSYGTDKSPFLGSGLEFFQSRPYQEGDPIKSIDWRVTARTGKLFIKEYETPKRLPCYLLIDTSASMMISSTAKSKYGLALHIAGGLAFACLERVSPVGVLGVGETDLRIHPSLSKDQVMQWLVRLRRFRYDEQTTIGQRVAEFSPSLKSRALIIVLSDLHDPKAVPALKQLAQRHDTVVIQFRDPAETGLRGAGLMRAREAETGSDFVTHGRKVWLDQEQIDFQLKRSGIDHLLIETDEPFVPHLRQFFSSRDILSRGSR, encoded by the coding sequence ATGGAAGGCTTACTGGAACAGATTGATCCGCTGGACGCGCGGCAGTTCTACATTGCCGTCAAGCGACTCGCGGACAGCCTGAGTTACGGGACTGACAAGTCGCCGTTCCTCGGTTCCGGGCTCGAGTTCTTCCAGTCGCGACCCTACCAGGAAGGGGATCCGATCAAAAGCATCGACTGGCGGGTCACCGCCCGCACCGGGAAGCTGTTTATTAAGGAATACGAAACACCCAAGCGGCTCCCCTGTTATCTGCTCATCGACACCTCCGCTTCGATGATGATCAGCTCCACCGCGAAAAGTAAATACGGTCTGGCCCTGCACATCGCGGGCGGGCTCGCCTTTGCCTGCCTGGAACGCGTCAGTCCCGTCGGCGTTCTCGGCGTCGGCGAAACCGATCTGCGGATTCATCCCAGCCTTTCCAAAGACCAGGTCATGCAGTGGCTGGTCCGCCTGAGACGCTTCCGCTACGACGAACAGACCACCATTGGTCAACGGGTGGCCGAGTTCAGCCCCAGCCTCAAGAGCCGGGCGCTGATTATCGTCCTCTCCGACCTGCACGATCCTAAAGCGGTTCCCGCTCTCAAGCAACTCGCACAACGACACGATACCGTAGTGATCCAGTTTCGCGATCCGGCTGAGACCGGGCTGCGCGGTGCCGGACTGATGCGGGCCCGCGAAGCAGAGACCGGCAGCGACTTCGTCACACACGGCCGCAAGGTCTGGCTCGACCAGGAGCAGATCGACTTCCAGCTGAAACGCAGCGGCATCGATCATCTGTTAATTGAAACGGACGAGCCGTTCGTCCCCCATTTAAGGCAGTTCTTTTCTTCCCGCGATATTCTCTCACGAGGGAGCCGTTAA
- a CDS encoding RraA family protein — MSALPDLTELQQFDTPTICNAIELFEVRPRTAGYMQREIAACFPELPPMVGYAATATFRSSAPPAADIDPGVSARLISSFAELPGPAIVVFQDLDDPPAGATFGDGMCLTYKTFGAVGLITSGAARDIDNVRLLDFPCFSHGIMCGHGYCHFEETGIPVEVGGLTIRPGDLLHGDCNGVVTIPREIAAAVPYACAEYLKYEAIVLDPLREGRANLEHHQETIREMLARLVELKRELKTMIAPSEMDS; from the coding sequence ATGTCTGCATTACCTGACCTGACTGAGTTACAGCAGTTTGATACGCCGACGATCTGCAACGCGATTGAGCTGTTTGAGGTGCGACCGCGGACCGCAGGCTACATGCAACGGGAGATCGCAGCCTGCTTTCCGGAGCTGCCTCCCATGGTTGGTTATGCGGCGACCGCGACCTTTCGTTCTTCCGCGCCGCCTGCAGCGGACATCGATCCCGGCGTGTCTGCGCGGCTGATCAGTTCGTTTGCAGAACTACCCGGACCGGCGATTGTCGTCTTTCAGGATCTGGACGATCCGCCCGCGGGAGCCACGTTCGGGGACGGAATGTGTCTGACGTACAAAACCTTTGGAGCCGTCGGTCTGATCACTTCGGGGGCTGCCCGGGATATCGATAATGTCAGGCTGCTCGACTTCCCCTGTTTCAGTCACGGGATCATGTGCGGGCACGGATACTGTCACTTCGAAGAGACCGGCATTCCCGTGGAGGTCGGCGGCTTGACCATCCGGCCCGGTGATCTGCTGCACGGCGACTGTAATGGTGTTGTAACGATCCCGCGGGAAATCGCAGCGGCAGTGCCTTATGCCTGTGCCGAGTATCTCAAGTACGAAGCGATCGTTTTAGATCCACTTCGCGAAGGACGGGCCAACCTGGAACATCACCAGGAGACGATCCGCGAGATGCTGGCCCGCCTGGTGGAACTGAAGCGCGAACTGAAAACGATGATCGCACCGTCAGAAATGGATTCCTGA
- a CDS encoding vWA domain-containing protein, which produces MSFSHPWVLLFLIVPIALLVWIWRRDGGHVVLPFDHGVQTRGRAWGTLVNLAQSLPALILAVVVLILAGPQQLSAPKTRRVLTNIEFCVDVSGSMTASFGEGTRYDASMAAINKFLDYREGDAFGLTFFGNEVLHWVPLTTDVSAIKCAPPFMDPMSPGHPHWLGGTEIGKALRACREVLISREQGDRMIVLVSDGYSFDLGNGQDVEIAEKLKADGIVVYAIHIAASEVPGPVVNITGLTGGEVFEPESPQALETVFKHIDEMQETRLERTAAESMDNFYPYSLAGLILLGAAHFHSLD; this is translated from the coding sequence ATGAGTTTTTCACATCCCTGGGTACTCCTGTTCTTAATCGTGCCGATCGCGCTGCTGGTCTGGATCTGGCGGCGTGACGGGGGACACGTCGTGCTCCCCTTCGACCACGGAGTTCAGACGCGCGGACGTGCCTGGGGAACGCTGGTGAATCTCGCGCAGTCACTGCCCGCGTTGATCCTGGCGGTCGTCGTACTGATTCTCGCCGGTCCGCAACAACTGAGTGCTCCCAAAACCAGGCGGGTGCTGACCAACATCGAATTCTGCGTCGACGTCTCCGGCAGTATGACCGCCTCCTTCGGTGAAGGCACACGCTACGATGCCTCGATGGCGGCCATCAACAAGTTTCTCGATTACCGCGAAGGCGACGCCTTCGGCTTAACGTTCTTCGGCAACGAAGTCCTGCACTGGGTTCCTCTGACGACCGATGTCTCCGCGATCAAGTGCGCGCCCCCGTTCATGGATCCCATGAGCCCCGGTCATCCGCACTGGTTGGGAGGCACCGAAATCGGCAAGGCCCTCCGCGCGTGCCGGGAAGTTCTCATCTCACGCGAGCAGGGGGACCGAATGATTGTCCTCGTCTCCGACGGCTACAGCTTTGATCTGGGCAACGGACAGGATGTGGAGATTGCCGAAAAGCTCAAGGCGGATGGCATCGTGGTTTACGCGATCCATATCGCAGCCAGTGAAGTGCCCGGTCCGGTCGTGAACATCACCGGTCTCACGGGAGGCGAGGTTTTCGAGCCCGAAAGCCCGCAGGCACTGGAAACCGTGTTCAAGCACATCGACGAAATGCAGGAGACGCGTCTGGAACGGACGGCGGCGGAATCGATGGACAACTTTTATCCCTATAGCCTGGCAGGTCTGATTCTGCTGGGGGCAGCACACTTTCACTCTTTGGATTGA
- a CDS encoding AAA family ATPase, with the protein MNSSAASQHEVSEEVLKNAQFIQAVRDQVATVVVGQDEVVERLLISLFTGGHILLQGVPGLAKTLLVSVLSKSIDLDFSRIQFTIDLLPSDILGSQILDQKTNEFVTRTGPIFTNLLLADEINRAAPKVQGALLEAMQERKVTIGNETFPLPAPFLVIATQNPVEQAGTFELPEAQLDRFMLCHRLDYPDPSEEREVLKRNMALGIRREDRGAVVNTEFDVMQQQPVGTADDLVACMQAVNDIHVSDTFVEHVIEVINRTRNHPNIELGCSPRAGIALVKASRARALIQGRNYVIPEDLFVLAEDVILHRIRLNYEALADGLTGKGVLQDMLRDLGATPSLVGRED; encoded by the coding sequence ATGAACAGCTCCGCTGCCAGCCAACATGAGGTTTCGGAAGAAGTCCTCAAGAATGCCCAGTTCATCCAGGCCGTCCGCGACCAGGTCGCCACGGTCGTCGTCGGTCAGGATGAAGTCGTCGAACGCCTGTTGATCTCACTGTTTACCGGCGGTCATATTCTGCTCCAGGGGGTGCCGGGACTGGCGAAAACGCTGCTCGTGTCGGTTCTCTCCAAATCGATCGACCTCGATTTCTCCCGCATTCAGTTCACCATCGACCTGCTGCCCTCCGATATTCTGGGCTCGCAGATCCTCGATCAGAAAACCAATGAGTTCGTCACCCGTACCGGGCCGATCTTCACAAACCTGCTGCTGGCCGATGAAATCAACCGGGCCGCTCCCAAGGTGCAGGGGGCGCTGCTGGAAGCGATGCAGGAACGCAAGGTGACCATCGGCAACGAAACCTTCCCGCTCCCCGCGCCGTTCCTGGTGATCGCCACGCAGAACCCGGTGGAGCAGGCCGGAACCTTTGAACTGCCCGAGGCCCAGCTCGACCGCTTCATGCTCTGTCATCGCCTGGACTATCCCGATCCGAGTGAGGAACGTGAAGTTCTGAAACGCAACATGGCACTCGGCATTCGTCGCGAAGACCGCGGGGCCGTGGTGAATACCGAATTCGACGTCATGCAGCAACAGCCCGTCGGCACAGCCGATGACCTTGTCGCCTGCATGCAGGCCGTCAACGACATTCACGTCAGCGATACCTTTGTGGAACACGTGATCGAAGTCATCAACCGCACACGCAATCATCCCAACATCGAACTGGGCTGCAGCCCGCGTGCCGGCATCGCGCTGGTCAAGGCCTCCCGCGCCCGGGCACTGATCCAGGGACGCAACTACGTGATCCCCGAAGATCTGTTCGTGCTGGCCGAGGATGTGATCCTGCACCGTATCCGGCTGAATTACGAAGCACTTGCCGACGGACTCACCGGTAAAGGGGTGCTGCAGGATATGCTCCGCGACCTGGGGGCGACGCCGTCCCTGGTCGGGCGGGAGGATTAG